In one Portunus trituberculatus isolate SZX2019 chromosome 31, ASM1759143v1, whole genome shotgun sequence genomic region, the following are encoded:
- the LOC123511400 gene encoding N-terminal kinase-like protein isoform X2 encodes MWAIFSRDASSSFPYELGEAAGQEDSRSVWRLHKGKKKQNGEEVSIFVCGGKDFNPGHIEAAKAAVKRLKTLRHPCILTYLDSLESDKQVQLVTEPVSPLLTWLTEDTLSPAQRTSAISWGLLQVTKALSFLNNEGSLTHHNVCASSIFVTAGGEWKLGGVEYCSSSDQYTFPTKLLPQLDVYNPPERFDPSKQRTTTKWAADMWGLGCLVWETFNGTLNQSINLKNTSKIPKSLVPTYTRLVGASPTSRPNPREVVSTLSQPGQFFHNDLVETLTFLDEIQIKDNNERHKFFSQLAGRLDSIPQCMAVNKVLPALLAAHEFSNAGSAVLAPLFKIGQLLGETEYQQQILPCVVRLFSSSDRATRLRLLQQASDLATHIDPATLNTQVFPHLASGFLDTNPTIRENTVKSIRFFGPKLNYQNLNVEVLKHFARLQAKDEQGGIRTNTTVCLGKIASNLHPDVRQKCLVSAFLRATRDPFPPARTAGVLALAATQQFYNLQDVANKILPSLCMLTLDPDKSVRDAVFKVLKGFLSKVEKVSEDPSLKEEMEAEVRQASSNNQPSSWAGWAVGAITSKFYKGGPTSITPATTPTSTAPTKPLASQTSVSSSSTPSTQNSSMAPTPDLTRRGVAEEEEEEEEEDNWDTNEWGSLEECEETPNPGGTASEGGGGWEDAEDWSGLGLGSALSTNQHQAAAIGALESAFSSLSTATNTTTSIRPPNPQRQAPPPLGDPNSFFNSISQNTNTRGTTHHRPTAAVTTPSKPLSDLGGWDEWEQENVSATLCQVPGSSSSRGDEARLQREERRLQRQREIEAKRAARAGPMKLGAKKI; translated from the exons ATGTGGGCCATCTTCTCCCGGGACGCCAGCAGTAGCTTCCCCTACGAGCTTGGGGAAGCGGCGGGGCAAGAGGACAGCAGGAGTGTATGGAGGCTGCATAAGGGCAAGAAAAAG CAAAATGGTGAGGAGGTGAGCATCTTTGTGTGTGGCGGCAAGGACTTCAATCCCGGGCACATCGAGGCAGCCAAGGCAGCGGTGAAGAGGCTCAAGACGCTGCGTCACCCTTGCATCCTCACCTACCTGGACAGCCTGGAG AGTGACAAACAGGTCCAGCTGGTGACAGAGCCTGTCAGCCCCCTGCTCACCTGGCTCACAGAGGACACACTTAGCCCTGCCCAGCGCACCTCTGCCATCTCCTGGGGGCTCCTGCAagtcacg AAAGCGCTGAGCTTCCTAAACAACGAAGGCAGCCTCACCCACCACAATGTGTGTGCCAGCAGCATCTTTGTCACAGCGGGAGGGGAGTGGAAGCTGGGCGGGGTGGAGTACTGCAGCAGCTCAGACCAGTACACCTTCCCCACCAAGCTGCTCCCTCAGCTGGACGTGTATAACCCCCCAGAGCGCTTTGATCCCAGCAAGCAGCGCACCACCACCAAATG GGCAGCAGACATGTGGGGACTTGGGTGTCTAGTGTGGGAGACCTTTAATGGCACCCTGAATCAGTCCATCAACCTCAAGAACACTTCAAAG ATCCCCAAATCCCTGGTTCCGACGTACACCCGGCTGGTGGGTGCGTCCCCTACCTCACGCCCCAACCCCCGAGAGGTGGTGTCAACCCTCAGCCAGCCTGGCCAATTCTTCCACAATGATCTGGTGGAGACGCTCACCTTCCTGGACGAGATACAGATCAAGGACAACAATGAGAGGCACAA GTTCTTCTCGCAGCTGGCAGGGCGGCTGGACAGCATTCCACAGTGCATGGCGGTGAACAAGGTGCTGCCAGCACTGCTGGCAGCTCATGAGTTCTCCAATGCTGGCTCGGCAGTGCTGGCCCCACTCTTCAAG aTTGGCCAGCTGCTGGGGGAAACAGAGTACCAGCAGCAGATCCTTCCCTGTGTGGTTCGGCTCTTCTCCTCCAGCGACAGAGCCACACGCCTTCGTCTCCTCCAGCAGGCGAGCGACTTGGCCACACACATCGACCCTGCCACCCTCAACACCCAGGTCTTCCCCCACCTCGCCTCGGGCTTCCTCGACACCAACCCCACCATCAGGGAGAACACTGTCAAG tccATCCGGTTCTTTGGACCAAAGCTCAACTATCAGAACTTGAATGTAGAGGTACTGAAGCACTTCGCCCGGCTGCAGGCCAAGgatgagcag GGTGGCATCCGCACCAACACCACCGTCTGCTTGGGTAAGATAGCTAGCAACCTCCACCCAGATGTGCGGCAGAAGTGTCTTGTCTCGGCCTTCCTCCGGGCCACACGCGATCCCTTTCCCCCAGCAAGGACCGCCGGTGTGTTGGCCCTGGCTGCCACACAACAGTTCTACAATCTCCAGGATGTGGCCAACAA GATCCTGCCAAGCCTGTGCATGCTGACCCTGGACCCAGACAAGAGTGTGAGGGACGCAGTGTTCAAGGTGCTCAAGGGCTTTCTCAGCAAGGTGGAGAAGGTGTCAGAGGACCCGTCACTAAAGGAGGAGATGG AGGCTGAGGTGCGGCAGGCCAGCTCCAACAACCAGCCATCTTCCTGGGCCGGCTGGGCAGTGGGCGCCATCACTTCTAAGTTCTACAAGGGTGGCCCCACCTCCATCACGCCAGCCACAACTCCCACGTCCACGGCACCTACCaaa CCTCTAGCCTCCCAAACCTCAGTATCAAGCAGTAGCACTCCGTCCACACAGAACTCCAGCATGGCACCCACGCCAGATCTGACCAGGCGAGGtgtggctgaggaggaggaggaagaggaggaggaagacaactgGGACACTAATGAATGGGGGTCCCTG GAGGAGTGTGAGGAAACACCAAACCCAGGAGGAACAGCCAGCGAAGGGGGCGGGGGCTGGGAGGATGCAGAGGACTGGAGTGGCCTTGGTCTGGGGAGTGCACTGAGTACCAACCAG cACCAGGCAGCAGCTATAGGGGCCTTGGAGtctgctttctcctccctctccactgccacaaataccaccacctccatcaggCCCCCCAACCCCCAGagacaagcaccaccaccactaggagACCCAAACAGCTTCTTCAACTCTATCAGCCAG aACACAAACACCAGAGGAACTACCCATCACCGCCCCACTGCTGCCGTCACCACCCCGTCCAAGCCCTTGTCTGACCTGGGAGGCTGGGACGAGTGGGAGCAGGAGAATGTTTCTGCTACTTTGTGTCAAG
- the LOC123511400 gene encoding N-terminal kinase-like protein isoform X1, whose translation MWAIFSRDASSSFPYELGEAAGQEDSRSVWRLHKGKKKQNGEEVSIFVCGGKDFNPGHIEAAKAAVKRLKTLRHPCILTYLDSLESDKQVQLVTEPVSPLLTWLTEDTLSPAQRTSAISWGLLQVTKALSFLNNEGSLTHHNVCASSIFVTAGGEWKLGGVEYCSSSDQYTFPTKLLPQLDVYNPPERFDPSKQRTTTKWAADMWGLGCLVWETFNGTLNQSINLKNTSKIPKSLVPTYTRLVGASPTSRPNPREVVSTLSQPGQFFHNDLVETLTFLDEIQIKDNNERHKFFSQLAGRLDSIPQCMAVNKVLPALLAAHEFSNAGSAVLAPLFKIGQLLGETEYQQQILPCVVRLFSSSDRATRLRLLQQASDLATHIDPATLNTQVFPHLASGFLDTNPTIRENTVKSIRFFGPKLNYQNLNVEVLKHFARLQAKDEQGGIRTNTTVCLGKIASNLHPDVRQKCLVSAFLRATRDPFPPARTAGVLALAATQQFYNLQDVANKILPSLCMLTLDPDKSVRDAVFKVLKGFLSKVEKVSEDPSLKEEMEAEVRQASSNNQPSSWAGWAVGAITSKFYKGGPTSITPATTPTSTAPTKQPLASQTSVSSSSTPSTQNSSMAPTPDLTRRGVAEEEEEEEEEDNWDTNEWGSLEECEETPNPGGTASEGGGGWEDAEDWSGLGLGSALSTNQHQAAAIGALESAFSSLSTATNTTTSIRPPNPQRQAPPPLGDPNSFFNSISQNTNTRGTTHHRPTAAVTTPSKPLSDLGGWDEWEQENVSATLCQVPGSSSSRGDEARLQREERRLQRQREIEAKRAARAGPMKLGAKKI comes from the exons ATGTGGGCCATCTTCTCCCGGGACGCCAGCAGTAGCTTCCCCTACGAGCTTGGGGAAGCGGCGGGGCAAGAGGACAGCAGGAGTGTATGGAGGCTGCATAAGGGCAAGAAAAAG CAAAATGGTGAGGAGGTGAGCATCTTTGTGTGTGGCGGCAAGGACTTCAATCCCGGGCACATCGAGGCAGCCAAGGCAGCGGTGAAGAGGCTCAAGACGCTGCGTCACCCTTGCATCCTCACCTACCTGGACAGCCTGGAG AGTGACAAACAGGTCCAGCTGGTGACAGAGCCTGTCAGCCCCCTGCTCACCTGGCTCACAGAGGACACACTTAGCCCTGCCCAGCGCACCTCTGCCATCTCCTGGGGGCTCCTGCAagtcacg AAAGCGCTGAGCTTCCTAAACAACGAAGGCAGCCTCACCCACCACAATGTGTGTGCCAGCAGCATCTTTGTCACAGCGGGAGGGGAGTGGAAGCTGGGCGGGGTGGAGTACTGCAGCAGCTCAGACCAGTACACCTTCCCCACCAAGCTGCTCCCTCAGCTGGACGTGTATAACCCCCCAGAGCGCTTTGATCCCAGCAAGCAGCGCACCACCACCAAATG GGCAGCAGACATGTGGGGACTTGGGTGTCTAGTGTGGGAGACCTTTAATGGCACCCTGAATCAGTCCATCAACCTCAAGAACACTTCAAAG ATCCCCAAATCCCTGGTTCCGACGTACACCCGGCTGGTGGGTGCGTCCCCTACCTCACGCCCCAACCCCCGAGAGGTGGTGTCAACCCTCAGCCAGCCTGGCCAATTCTTCCACAATGATCTGGTGGAGACGCTCACCTTCCTGGACGAGATACAGATCAAGGACAACAATGAGAGGCACAA GTTCTTCTCGCAGCTGGCAGGGCGGCTGGACAGCATTCCACAGTGCATGGCGGTGAACAAGGTGCTGCCAGCACTGCTGGCAGCTCATGAGTTCTCCAATGCTGGCTCGGCAGTGCTGGCCCCACTCTTCAAG aTTGGCCAGCTGCTGGGGGAAACAGAGTACCAGCAGCAGATCCTTCCCTGTGTGGTTCGGCTCTTCTCCTCCAGCGACAGAGCCACACGCCTTCGTCTCCTCCAGCAGGCGAGCGACTTGGCCACACACATCGACCCTGCCACCCTCAACACCCAGGTCTTCCCCCACCTCGCCTCGGGCTTCCTCGACACCAACCCCACCATCAGGGAGAACACTGTCAAG tccATCCGGTTCTTTGGACCAAAGCTCAACTATCAGAACTTGAATGTAGAGGTACTGAAGCACTTCGCCCGGCTGCAGGCCAAGgatgagcag GGTGGCATCCGCACCAACACCACCGTCTGCTTGGGTAAGATAGCTAGCAACCTCCACCCAGATGTGCGGCAGAAGTGTCTTGTCTCGGCCTTCCTCCGGGCCACACGCGATCCCTTTCCCCCAGCAAGGACCGCCGGTGTGTTGGCCCTGGCTGCCACACAACAGTTCTACAATCTCCAGGATGTGGCCAACAA GATCCTGCCAAGCCTGTGCATGCTGACCCTGGACCCAGACAAGAGTGTGAGGGACGCAGTGTTCAAGGTGCTCAAGGGCTTTCTCAGCAAGGTGGAGAAGGTGTCAGAGGACCCGTCACTAAAGGAGGAGATGG AGGCTGAGGTGCGGCAGGCCAGCTCCAACAACCAGCCATCTTCCTGGGCCGGCTGGGCAGTGGGCGCCATCACTTCTAAGTTCTACAAGGGTGGCCCCACCTCCATCACGCCAGCCACAACTCCCACGTCCACGGCACCTACCaaa CAGCCTCTAGCCTCCCAAACCTCAGTATCAAGCAGTAGCACTCCGTCCACACAGAACTCCAGCATGGCACCCACGCCAGATCTGACCAGGCGAGGtgtggctgaggaggaggaggaagaggaggaggaagacaactgGGACACTAATGAATGGGGGTCCCTG GAGGAGTGTGAGGAAACACCAAACCCAGGAGGAACAGCCAGCGAAGGGGGCGGGGGCTGGGAGGATGCAGAGGACTGGAGTGGCCTTGGTCTGGGGAGTGCACTGAGTACCAACCAG cACCAGGCAGCAGCTATAGGGGCCTTGGAGtctgctttctcctccctctccactgccacaaataccaccacctccatcaggCCCCCCAACCCCCAGagacaagcaccaccaccactaggagACCCAAACAGCTTCTTCAACTCTATCAGCCAG aACACAAACACCAGAGGAACTACCCATCACCGCCCCACTGCTGCCGTCACCACCCCGTCCAAGCCCTTGTCTGACCTGGGAGGCTGGGACGAGTGGGAGCAGGAGAATGTTTCTGCTACTTTGTGTCAAG